The proteins below come from a single Benincasa hispida cultivar B227 chromosome 4, ASM972705v1, whole genome shotgun sequence genomic window:
- the LOC120076052 gene encoding uncharacterized mitochondrial protein AtMg00810-like — MEVTRSKEWIFIPQGKYTLVLLKETCMTGCKPVDTPIEFHAKLGDSVDKFPVNKERYQHLVGKLIYLSHTRLDIFYAISVVGQFMQAPYEEHMKAMNRILRYLKSSLGKGLMFRKIDKKCMEAYTDSNWARSVINGKSTSRYCTFMWVT, encoded by the coding sequence ATGGAGGTGACAAGATCAAAGGAATGGATCTTTATCCCACAAGGGAAATACACTCTTGTCCTGTTAAAAGAAACTTGTATGACTGGATGTAAACCTGTTGACACTCCTATAGAGTTCCATGCGAAACTGGGAGATTCTGTTGACAAATTTCCTGTTAATAAAGAGAGGTATCAACATCTAGTAGGAAAGTTAATTTACTTATCTCACACTAGACTAGATATTTTCTATGCTATCAGTGTTGTTGGTCAGTTTATGCAGGCACCCTATGAAGAACATATGAAAGCTATGAATCGGATtctgagatatttgaaaagttctcTAGGTAAAGGTCTAATGTTCAGGAAAATTGATAAGAAATGCATGGAGGCTTATACCGACTCTAATTGGGCAAGATCAGTTATTAACGGAAAGTCTACCTCTCGATACTGTACTTTTATGTGGGTAACCTAG